The following proteins are encoded in a genomic region of Sorangiineae bacterium MSr12523:
- a CDS encoding alpha/beta fold hydrolase → MSVLSFVRALSVLGLTTTMLACAADGRGDDGTTTEDAVSSPHYPIVLVHGMGGFDRLKNLPLDVVYFNGVKDDLAKHGETQVFATIAPPYDTSEVRAQYVADQIDKILAKTGAKKVNIIGHSQGGLDARVLVSPQGLGYGNKVASVTTIATPHRGSKVADLVLGLADNVPDDVFDAVSGAILKLLQISVYELQTDPHIRAQLTELSEDYMNNVFNPKYKNDSRVRYSSYGGRTNLQVGLSDCDNSTYANDVWHVDAVPIVLFPSTVYLQGWSIKSNDGLVTVDSSRWGEFLQCVPADHLREVGQFAVNGPDKLSKFDHLAFFRTVVSRIRDAGL, encoded by the coding sequence ATGTCCGTTCTTTCGTTCGTCCGTGCGCTTTCGGTCCTCGGTTTGACGACGACGATGCTCGCCTGTGCGGCCGATGGCCGTGGAGACGACGGCACCACCACCGAAGATGCCGTATCGAGTCCGCACTATCCCATCGTGCTCGTTCACGGAATGGGCGGTTTCGATCGGCTCAAGAATTTGCCGCTCGACGTCGTCTACTTCAACGGCGTGAAGGACGATCTGGCGAAGCATGGTGAGACGCAGGTCTTCGCCACGATTGCGCCGCCGTACGACACGAGCGAGGTGCGCGCGCAGTACGTGGCCGATCAAATCGACAAGATTCTGGCCAAGACGGGCGCCAAGAAGGTCAACATCATCGGCCATAGCCAAGGCGGGCTCGATGCGCGGGTGCTCGTGAGCCCGCAGGGCCTCGGCTACGGAAACAAGGTGGCCTCGGTGACGACGATTGCCACGCCGCACCGCGGAAGCAAAGTCGCCGATTTGGTGCTGGGCCTCGCCGACAATGTGCCGGACGACGTGTTCGACGCGGTGAGCGGCGCCATTCTGAAGCTCTTGCAAATCTCGGTGTACGAGCTTCAAACCGATCCGCACATTCGCGCGCAGCTCACCGAGCTGAGTGAAGACTACATGAACAATGTCTTCAATCCGAAGTACAAGAACGATTCGCGCGTGCGCTATTCGAGCTACGGCGGCCGCACGAATCTGCAAGTGGGCCTGTCGGATTGCGACAATTCGACCTACGCGAACGACGTGTGGCACGTGGACGCGGTGCCCATCGTTCTGTTCCCCAGCACCGTGTACCTACAAGGATGGAGCATAAAGTCCAACGACGGCCTGGTCACGGTGGACAGCTCGCGCTGGGGCGAATTCCTCCAATGCGTGCCCGCCGACCATCTCCGCGAGGTCGGCCAATTCGCCGTCAACGGCCCGGACAAGCTATCCAAGTTCGATCACTTGGCCTTCTTCCGCACCGTCGTCTCCCGCATCCGCGACGCTGGACTCTAA
- a CDS encoding type II secretion system GspH family protein, producing the protein MKRGFSLLEVMVAIAILGLALSVILSAQAGLTTSTRRAANMANAVEYGRCKMTEMEEKLLKMGYPELDDLQSLVPCCNDETDTMYTCDTRVEKVVLPNPPSNTLGGGDGGSGGGGDGGLGGLSNLASAAQGGSSSLPFVLNPAGGAGLNLNMDAGMQGLGSALNSVGGADGLISMAMGIVYPSIKPLMEASIRRLTVTVRWKEGSTDKEITMVQYVTNPQRGNLGGALGFDAGTGLVGDGGVPIQ; encoded by the coding sequence ATGAAGCGAGGCTTCTCGCTGCTCGAGGTCATGGTGGCGATTGCCATCTTGGGTCTCGCGCTCAGCGTCATCCTGTCGGCGCAGGCTGGACTGACCACGAGCACCCGCCGCGCAGCCAACATGGCCAATGCCGTGGAATACGGCCGCTGCAAGATGACCGAGATGGAGGAAAAGCTCCTCAAAATGGGCTACCCCGAGCTCGACGATCTGCAGTCGCTGGTGCCGTGCTGCAACGACGAGACGGACACGATGTACACGTGCGATACGCGCGTGGAGAAAGTCGTTTTGCCCAACCCGCCGTCGAACACCCTGGGCGGCGGTGATGGCGGCTCGGGCGGTGGCGGTGATGGCGGCTTGGGCGGCCTTTCGAACTTGGCGAGCGCTGCCCAAGGCGGTTCGTCGTCCTTGCCCTTCGTGCTCAATCCGGCCGGTGGCGCGGGGTTGAACCTCAATATGGACGCCGGCATGCAGGGCCTCGGCAGCGCGCTCAATTCCGTGGGCGGCGCCGATGGCTTGATCAGCATGGCCATGGGCATCGTGTACCCGTCCATCAAGCCGCTGATGGAAGCGTCCATTCGGCGGCTGACGGTGACCGTTCGTTGGAAGGAGGGCTCGACCGACAAAGAGATCACCATGGTCCAGTACGTGACTAATCCGCAGCGCGGCAACTTGGGCGGGGCGCTCGGCTTCGACGCCGGCACCGGGCTCGTTGGCGATGGGGGAGTGCCCATCCAATGA
- the gspN gene encoding type II secretion system protein GspN, which produces MSPSTSGTSGETSPTKSAGKASLRQRISTFIPPALLKDEWKERFQKWTPRIGIPLFYLTCLLIFASVTFPYDKLKDKLVASFNASQKPGAGQQELHIDEMTSSFVTGVKMKGVRLLSLATEPGKPPVELKIDQAKARISVLPLIIGHRNVSFHLDAFGGEVDGVFEEAGKDRHVNVEISAVDLKAIEPLAAALGLPVEGKLTGTVDLFMPEGKAVKGSGTVNLAASEVAVGDGVAKIKAGMLPITPPKVAVGDLSFVAEAKEGILRVTKLAASGKDVDLSGDGRVQMREMATESVCDLNVKFKISDGFRGKNDMAKSLFGPPGSSSGALIEMDPKVKQAKTSDGFYAFHVRGQLGRPDFEPRGGGGGGSTPPSGLSGSKGVTP; this is translated from the coding sequence GTGAGCCCTTCCACCTCCGGCACGTCCGGCGAGACGAGCCCCACCAAATCCGCGGGAAAGGCCTCGCTCCGGCAGCGCATTTCCACGTTCATTCCTCCGGCCCTCCTCAAGGACGAGTGGAAAGAGCGATTCCAAAAGTGGACACCGCGCATTGGAATTCCGCTTTTCTACCTCACGTGCCTTTTGATCTTCGCGTCGGTGACCTTTCCGTACGACAAGCTGAAAGACAAACTCGTCGCCTCCTTCAATGCCAGCCAAAAGCCCGGCGCAGGCCAGCAGGAGCTGCACATCGACGAGATGACCTCGAGCTTCGTCACCGGCGTAAAAATGAAGGGCGTTCGCCTCCTCAGCCTGGCGACCGAACCGGGAAAGCCTCCCGTCGAATTGAAGATCGACCAGGCCAAGGCTCGCATTTCCGTTTTGCCTCTGATCATTGGCCATCGAAACGTCTCGTTCCATTTGGACGCGTTCGGCGGTGAGGTGGACGGCGTCTTCGAAGAGGCCGGCAAAGACCGCCACGTCAACGTGGAGATTTCGGCCGTCGACCTCAAAGCCATCGAGCCCTTGGCGGCCGCATTGGGCCTTCCCGTCGAAGGAAAGCTCACCGGCACCGTCGATTTGTTCATGCCCGAGGGCAAGGCGGTCAAGGGCAGCGGAACCGTGAACCTGGCCGCCTCCGAGGTGGCCGTGGGCGATGGTGTGGCCAAGATCAAAGCGGGCATGCTGCCCATCACCCCGCCGAAGGTGGCGGTGGGCGATCTCTCGTTCGTGGCCGAGGCGAAGGAAGGCATCCTCCGGGTCACGAAATTGGCTGCGTCGGGCAAAGATGTCGACCTTAGCGGCGACGGACGTGTTCAAATGCGGGAGATGGCCACCGAGAGCGTCTGCGACCTCAATGTGAAGTTCAAAATATCGGACGGCTTCCGCGGCAAAAACGATATGGCCAAGAGCCTCTTCGGCCCTCCGGGGTCGAGCTCGGGGGCCCTCATCGAGATGGACCCCAAGGTCAAACAGGCCAAGACCTCGGACGGGTTCTATGCGTTCCACGTGCGCGGGCAGCTCGGACGTCCGGACTTCGAACCCCGTGGCGGCGGGGGAGGGGGCTCGACGCCGCCGTCGGGTCTCTCGGGCAGCAAGGGGGTGACACCGTGA
- a CDS encoding type II secretion system protein M: MARPLLDRLNLNPRERRLVGILGIILVVLVVIGIPVFVQTTIMSRRSEVADTRAALDAVQAARGQLRDRQAKKDAVTSRYANKAPPLAGFLEQQAKAQKIDLSDSVDRPEVPIGTAKKYTERNTVVHIKKAGMLAIAKFLESIERSGHPILISRLQLRKRVSEPDSYDMELGVSAFDRNAPPPKKEKEKEEKP, encoded by the coding sequence ATGGCCCGCCCGCTTCTCGACCGACTCAATTTGAATCCGCGCGAGCGCAGGCTCGTCGGCATCCTGGGCATCATCCTGGTGGTGCTCGTGGTGATCGGCATTCCGGTGTTCGTGCAGACCACCATCATGAGTCGCCGCTCCGAAGTGGCCGACACGCGCGCCGCCCTCGATGCCGTGCAGGCCGCACGCGGTCAGCTGCGCGATCGGCAGGCGAAGAAAGACGCCGTCACCAGCCGCTACGCCAACAAGGCCCCGCCGCTCGCGGGCTTCCTCGAGCAGCAGGCCAAGGCGCAGAAGATCGACCTTTCCGACTCGGTCGACCGCCCCGAGGTCCCCATTGGGACGGCGAAGAAGTACACCGAACGCAATACGGTCGTTCACATCAAGAAGGCCGGCATGCTCGCCATTGCCAAGTTCCTCGAGAGCATCGAACGAAGCGGCCACCCCATTCTGATTTCGCGCCTCCAACTCCGTAAGCGCGTCTCCGAGCCCGATTCGTACGACATGGAATTGGGCGTTTCGGCCTTCGACCGAAATGCGCCGCCGCCGAAGAAGGAAAAGGAGAAGGAGGAAAAACCGTGA
- the pilM gene encoding pilus assembly protein PilM, translating into MPIWLGIDIGKSAVKVAAIRSSYRKTAVVGLGSADIVAEVRDSQFLQAPPVPGSAEPSAVAETPSQDQIAQEAVSRAIRDAVTVALSGKPGTGDGVAVAIDGVKAMSRVLPIPSSAQKQLAEVLPFELEAQVPFELEGSVFDYRILSALRSLPGADPTTLPVLASVARISDVQARIDIVKQSLGVEPERVGVGLLPLANWVAVSPALAEPGPIVAIDLGTDSSDILIFRNGEPVFTRTVSQGTSGLPETAPKLAREIRITLAAYRAIGGDPATRVFLCGGGAFVSGAESFLSNELEIEVTALPPPPMEYEVPQPDQLRQLARYAKALGLALGLGSRPLGLDLRKGPLAYERGFGWLRERVPVLAGLAAVIVVSFFFSATMQLYALGKEKDTVEAALSSVTKEVLGEETSSAERANELLSQQTGGEDDPMPHADAFDVMVRLSEAIPTSMTHDIEDLDLTKGHVSIHGLVGSSNDAQSIATSLRSDPCFSDVQIKRIDQAIGKDDRKKYVLEFDLKCPEDQKGGGKKPGAQASASASAASSASGGK; encoded by the coding sequence ATGCCCATTTGGCTCGGAATCGACATCGGAAAAAGCGCCGTCAAGGTGGCGGCGATCCGATCGAGCTACCGCAAGACCGCCGTCGTCGGATTGGGAAGCGCCGACATCGTGGCGGAGGTGCGCGATAGTCAGTTCCTCCAGGCCCCGCCGGTCCCTGGCAGCGCGGAGCCGTCCGCCGTGGCGGAAACTCCCTCCCAGGACCAGATTGCCCAAGAGGCGGTCTCCCGCGCCATTCGCGATGCGGTGACCGTTGCGCTCTCGGGCAAGCCGGGCACGGGGGATGGCGTGGCGGTGGCCATCGACGGGGTGAAGGCCATGTCCCGCGTGTTGCCCATCCCGTCCAGCGCGCAAAAGCAGCTCGCGGAGGTGCTCCCGTTCGAGCTCGAGGCGCAAGTTCCCTTCGAGCTCGAGGGCTCCGTCTTCGATTACCGCATCCTTTCCGCGCTGCGCTCCCTGCCCGGGGCGGACCCGACGACGCTCCCGGTTCTCGCCTCGGTCGCGCGCATCTCGGACGTGCAGGCCCGCATCGACATCGTCAAGCAATCCCTCGGCGTCGAGCCGGAGCGGGTCGGCGTGGGTCTGCTTCCGTTGGCCAACTGGGTCGCGGTTTCGCCGGCGCTCGCGGAGCCAGGCCCCATCGTCGCCATCGATCTGGGCACCGACTCGAGCGACATCCTCATCTTCCGCAACGGCGAACCCGTCTTCACCCGCACCGTGTCGCAAGGTACCTCGGGCCTTCCCGAAACGGCGCCCAAGCTTGCCCGCGAGATCCGCATCACCTTGGCCGCGTACCGCGCCATCGGCGGCGATCCCGCCACGCGCGTGTTTCTCTGCGGCGGCGGCGCCTTCGTCTCGGGCGCCGAGTCGTTCCTCTCGAACGAGCTCGAGATCGAGGTCACCGCACTTCCTCCGCCGCCCATGGAATACGAGGTGCCGCAGCCCGATCAACTGCGCCAGCTCGCGCGCTACGCCAAGGCGCTGGGCCTGGCGCTCGGCCTGGGTTCGCGCCCGCTCGGGCTCGACCTGCGCAAAGGTCCGCTCGCCTACGAGCGCGGCTTTGGCTGGCTGCGCGAGCGTGTGCCCGTGCTGGCCGGCCTCGCGGCGGTCATCGTGGTGAGCTTCTTCTTCTCCGCGACCATGCAGCTCTACGCGCTCGGAAAAGAGAAGGACACGGTGGAGGCGGCCCTCTCGTCCGTGACCAAGGAAGTCCTGGGCGAGGAGACCAGCAGCGCCGAGCGCGCGAACGAGCTGCTCTCGCAGCAGACCGGCGGTGAAGACGATCCCATGCCCCACGCCGACGCCTTCGACGTCATGGTGCGTCTGTCCGAGGCCATCCCCACCTCGATGACCCACGACATCGAGGACCTCGATCTCACCAAGGGGCACGTGAGCATCCACGGGCTCGTCGGCTCCAGCAACGACGCGCAATCGATTGCCACCTCGCTTCGCAGCGACCCATGCTTTTCCGATGTGCAAATCAAGCGCATCGACCAAGCCATCGGCAAAGACGACCGGAAGAAATACGTCCTCGAATTCGATTTGAAATGCCCCGAAGATCAAAAAGGCGGCGGCAAAAAACCGGGGGCCCAGGCCTCTGCCAGCGCATCGGCCGCCAGCTCGGCGAGTGGAGGTAAGTGA
- a CDS encoding BtpA/SgcQ family protein, with the protein MSVSNMPPAMAVFARLVGVIHLPPLPGSPLASLPMRAIVERTVEDARVLEGAGFHLAILENFGDTPFYREKVPAVTVAAMTACAAAVRAALPNLPLGINVLRNDADAALAIASVVGAMCIRVNVHTGARVTDQGVVQGDAAATLRTRRAISAEAVNIWADVHVKHSAPLAARPIAEEASDLVTRAMADAILVTGSGTGKAIDPTQIALVRAAIRNVPLYVASGTRPEDLPALVEHCDGVIVGSALRANGIAGGPVDIASATTFAKSFRALFPRDSTT; encoded by the coding sequence GTGAGCGTCTCCAACATGCCGCCCGCGATGGCCGTGTTTGCGCGCCTCGTGGGCGTGATTCACCTGCCGCCGTTGCCCGGCAGTCCGCTGGCGTCGCTGCCGATGCGGGCCATCGTGGAGCGCACGGTGGAGGATGCGCGCGTGCTCGAGGGCGCGGGCTTTCACCTGGCCATCCTGGAGAACTTCGGCGATACGCCGTTCTACCGCGAAAAGGTGCCCGCGGTGACGGTTGCCGCGATGACCGCATGCGCAGCCGCCGTTCGCGCGGCGCTTCCCAATTTGCCGCTGGGCATCAACGTTCTGCGCAACGACGCCGACGCGGCCCTGGCGATTGCCTCGGTGGTGGGGGCGATGTGCATCCGCGTGAACGTTCACACGGGCGCCCGCGTCACCGATCAAGGCGTCGTTCAGGGCGACGCCGCGGCCACCTTGCGCACGCGCCGGGCGATCTCCGCCGAGGCGGTGAACATCTGGGCCGACGTGCACGTGAAGCACTCGGCGCCGCTCGCCGCGCGCCCCATCGCGGAGGAAGCCTCCGACTTGGTGACCCGCGCGATGGCCGACGCCATCCTCGTTACGGGCTCCGGCACCGGCAAGGCGATCGACCCGACGCAAATCGCCTTGGTCCGCGCCGCCATCCGCAACGTGCCGCTCTACGTGGCCAGCGGCACGCGCCCCGAAGATCTGCCGGCCTTGGTCGAACACTGCGACGGCGTCATCGTCGGCAGCGCCCTCCGCGCAAACGGCATCGCCGGCGGCCCCGTCGACATCGCCTCGGCGACGACCTTCGCCAAATCATTCCGCGCCTTGTTCCCGCGCGACTCCACGACATGA
- a CDS encoding protein kinase translates to MSLSGERSHLEPGYRLDRYELLCPIAHGGMASVWLARLHGKHGFEKLVAVKTILPQYASDPRFERMFLDEARIAAGIEHANVAQILDLGEQHEVLYLVMEWIDGDSLSKLHRAVRKRDVAIPMGVVLRIVADIAAGLHAAHELRDPSGENLGVVHRDVSPQNILVSVSGAAKLIDFGIAKARDRVSADTSAGLLKGKIQYMPPEQAVGKSVDRRSDVWALGAVMYYLLAGVPPYDAANQLATLHLLTSGDPPPPLPDTFPPEMDALCRKAMAHDPEERIQTAAELQRAIESLMITAGCHTTAGDVAAFVHEHLGERAEARRKAVELALAASAERKRVQALLTPETVEGDSSDSARSSSPQRASQPTSVPPSVRGASSGPISATAPAIPSQPPEGVEEDAQSAEAPEETDEEEPISQVSSGTLRSAVIPFSGSVPPSSTPTGPESLGGLGRKQQLWAVGLGVLGAASFIIVVALASSLFRGRGSQDEATKAPEPRAVAPEPALTIAERAPSLVPAPEPTSFVTDAAPPLKEATKETKESKEAPAASAPRPTPSTKPSASAKTATRPGQKDYGF, encoded by the coding sequence GTGAGCCTGAGCGGGGAGCGGTCACACCTCGAGCCCGGCTATCGTCTGGATCGCTACGAGCTTCTCTGTCCCATTGCACATGGTGGCATGGCATCGGTGTGGCTTGCGCGTCTTCACGGCAAGCACGGCTTCGAAAAGTTGGTCGCCGTCAAAACGATTCTGCCGCAATACGCAAGCGACCCCCGATTCGAGCGTATGTTCCTCGACGAGGCGCGCATCGCCGCCGGGATCGAGCACGCCAACGTGGCGCAGATCCTCGATCTCGGGGAGCAGCACGAGGTGCTCTACCTGGTGATGGAGTGGATCGATGGCGATTCGCTGTCGAAACTTCACCGCGCCGTACGCAAAAGAGACGTCGCCATCCCCATGGGCGTGGTGCTGCGCATCGTCGCGGACATCGCGGCCGGTCTCCATGCTGCGCACGAGCTGCGCGACCCGTCGGGCGAGAACCTCGGCGTGGTGCACCGCGATGTGTCGCCGCAGAACATCTTGGTCAGCGTCAGCGGCGCGGCGAAGCTCATCGACTTCGGAATCGCCAAGGCACGCGATCGCGTGTCAGCGGATACGAGCGCCGGGCTTCTCAAGGGAAAGATTCAGTACATGCCGCCGGAGCAAGCCGTCGGCAAATCGGTCGACCGGCGCTCGGACGTGTGGGCGCTCGGGGCGGTGATGTATTACCTGCTGGCGGGCGTCCCCCCTTATGACGCCGCCAACCAGCTGGCGACGTTGCATCTGCTCACGAGCGGCGATCCGCCGCCGCCATTGCCCGACACGTTTCCACCCGAGATGGACGCGCTCTGTCGCAAGGCCATGGCCCACGATCCCGAGGAGCGGATCCAGACGGCCGCCGAGCTGCAACGCGCGATCGAGTCGCTGATGATCACGGCGGGCTGTCACACGACGGCGGGCGATGTCGCGGCGTTCGTGCACGAGCACCTCGGCGAGCGCGCGGAGGCACGGCGCAAGGCCGTGGAGCTAGCCTTGGCCGCCAGCGCGGAGCGCAAGCGCGTGCAGGCGTTGCTCACGCCCGAAACCGTGGAGGGTGACTCGAGCGACAGCGCGCGGTCCTCGTCGCCGCAGCGCGCGTCGCAGCCCACGAGCGTTCCGCCGAGTGTGCGAGGAGCCTCGAGCGGTCCGATCTCGGCAACGGCACCGGCAATACCGAGCCAGCCGCCCGAAGGGGTCGAGGAAGACGCACAAAGCGCGGAAGCTCCCGAAGAGACGGACGAAGAGGAGCCGATTTCGCAGGTCAGCTCGGGCACCCTGCGTTCGGCCGTGATCCCCTTCTCTGGGAGCGTTCCGCCGTCGTCGACCCCCACGGGGCCCGAGAGCCTCGGAGGGCTGGGGCGCAAGCAGCAGCTTTGGGCGGTGGGGCTCGGTGTGCTCGGCGCGGCGTCGTTCATCATCGTGGTCGCGCTGGCATCGTCGCTGTTTCGCGGACGTGGGTCGCAGGACGAGGCAACCAAGGCGCCCGAGCCACGGGCGGTGGCGCCGGAGCCGGCCCTCACCATCGCCGAGCGGGCACCGTCCTTGGTGCCCGCGCCCGAGCCGACGTCGTTCGTCACCGACGCGGCGCCGCCGCTGAAAGAGGCTACAAAGGAGACGAAAGAATCGAAGGAGGCGCCTGCGGCGAGCGCCCCTCGCCCGACTCCGAGTACCAAGCCGTCGGCCAGCGCCAAAACGGCGACCCGTCCAGGTCAGAAGGATTATGGCTTTTAG
- a CDS encoding type II secretion system protein GspK, with product MSAHLAALAPARRRRAKQRARERGIALIMVLGAIAVLTVMLAEFQDETSTELAAALADRDGVQAEYMARSAVNLSRLLLAAEPTMRTAVAPLFMMMKKTPPQLPVWEFSDRILGAFNDQEGAASFAGSVGVDLSAGKNLGMPGGRFEISIVDEDSKINVNLGAANDMAHLRLAREIMGLIAPLQYSPMFEKKDTTGAVHDRLSVCAAIIDWADLDEGMFDCNVQQTAQARSAGVEDAYYQLLPTKPYRRKNAPYDSLDELRMIRGVNEDFWATFIDPEPDNPKKRIMTVWGQGAVNVNTANAQTLLAIVCSGAQADTAICNDPMQAATFLTGVTMARGLTMGAPMFGNANDFINTMKGQGQMGPLLTTMGMKPVKFQSDAEFGKSISTESKVFSIYTVGVIKGYKRETRTSIHAVVDFRSAPQLTGTGQQPGGTAGNPPPTNPPNPGTGSQTPNTNNPATQPSTGGQVVYFRIE from the coding sequence ATGAGCGCGCATCTGGCAGCCCTGGCACCTGCTCGCCGCCGCCGCGCCAAGCAACGCGCCCGCGAGCGAGGGATTGCCCTCATCATGGTGCTCGGCGCGATTGCCGTGCTCACGGTCATGCTGGCCGAGTTCCAGGACGAGACGAGCACCGAGCTCGCCGCGGCGCTCGCGGATCGCGATGGCGTTCAAGCAGAGTACATGGCCCGCAGCGCCGTGAACCTTTCGCGGTTGCTCCTCGCGGCGGAGCCGACGATGCGCACGGCGGTGGCACCGCTCTTCATGATGATGAAGAAAACGCCGCCGCAGCTTCCGGTATGGGAATTCTCCGATCGCATCCTGGGCGCGTTCAACGACCAGGAGGGCGCGGCCAGCTTCGCGGGATCGGTGGGCGTCGATCTTTCGGCGGGCAAGAACCTGGGCATGCCGGGCGGCCGATTCGAAATCTCGATTGTCGACGAAGACTCGAAGATCAACGTCAACCTGGGCGCGGCCAACGACATGGCCCACCTGCGCCTCGCGCGCGAAATCATGGGCCTCATCGCGCCGCTGCAGTATTCGCCCATGTTCGAAAAGAAGGACACCACGGGCGCCGTGCACGATCGCCTTTCGGTCTGCGCGGCGATCATCGACTGGGCGGATCTCGACGAGGGAATGTTCGACTGCAACGTCCAGCAGACGGCCCAAGCGCGCAGTGCGGGCGTCGAAGATGCGTACTATCAGCTTTTGCCCACCAAACCGTACCGGCGCAAAAATGCCCCCTACGACTCGCTCGACGAATTGCGCATGATCCGCGGCGTCAACGAGGACTTCTGGGCCACGTTCATCGACCCCGAGCCGGACAATCCGAAAAAGCGCATCATGACGGTGTGGGGGCAGGGCGCGGTGAACGTGAACACCGCCAATGCGCAGACCTTGCTCGCCATCGTGTGCTCGGGTGCTCAGGCCGACACGGCCATCTGCAACGACCCGATGCAAGCGGCCACGTTCCTCACGGGCGTGACCATGGCCCGCGGCCTCACGATGGGTGCGCCGATGTTCGGCAACGCCAATGACTTCATCAACACGATGAAGGGGCAAGGCCAAATGGGGCCGCTTCTGACCACGATGGGCATGAAGCCGGTCAAGTTCCAATCCGATGCGGAGTTCGGAAAGAGCATTTCCACCGAGAGCAAAGTGTTCTCGATTTACACCGTCGGCGTCATCAAAGGGTACAAGCGGGAAACGCGGACTTCGATCCACGCCGTGGTCGATTTTCGCAGTGCGCCGCAGCTGACGGGGACTGGGCAGCAGCCTGGCGGCACGGCTGGTAACCCCCCGCCGACCAACCCACCCAACCCGGGCACCGGATCGCAGACCCCGAACACCAACAATCCCGCGACGCAGCCGAGCACCGGTGGACAAGTCGTTTACTTTCGAATCGAATAA
- a CDS encoding prepilin-type N-terminal cleavage/methylation domain-containing protein — protein sequence MKRGRSRGMTLLEILVSLAILAMISLLVYGAVDSLSRGKKAEALRNERSRQGRSAILRMVRELSSAYISQHTPTNLAMQTRQTIFSGKSSSQYDRLDFTAFAHRRTEADSKESDQSEIGYFVVRDPNQDGKMDLVRREQFPIDLDATKGGIVNVLAEDVESFELRYLDPVTSQWVETWDTTQAQTGQGGRLPFEVHIKLVLANPPPGVEKTYTTKVVIPMQQPLSFGIPR from the coding sequence ATGAAGCGCGGACGTTCTCGCGGCATGACCTTGCTCGAGATCCTCGTCTCGCTGGCGATCTTGGCGATGATTTCGCTGCTCGTCTATGGCGCCGTCGACTCGCTGAGTCGCGGAAAAAAGGCGGAGGCGCTGCGCAACGAGCGCTCGCGCCAAGGTCGCTCGGCCATATTGCGCATGGTCCGCGAGCTATCGAGCGCGTACATCTCGCAGCACACGCCGACCAACTTGGCGATGCAGACGCGGCAAACGATCTTCTCCGGCAAGAGCAGCAGCCAATACGACCGCCTGGATTTTACCGCCTTTGCGCACCGCCGCACGGAGGCCGATTCCAAAGAATCGGATCAATCCGAAATAGGATATTTCGTCGTTCGCGATCCCAATCAAGACGGGAAAATGGATCTCGTGCGGCGTGAGCAGTTTCCCATCGATTTGGATGCCACCAAGGGCGGTATCGTCAATGTCCTTGCGGAGGACGTCGAGTCCTTCGAACTTCGCTACCTCGATCCGGTGACCAGCCAATGGGTCGAAACATGGGATACGACCCAGGCGCAGACGGGGCAGGGTGGACGGCTGCCGTTCGAAGTGCACATCAAATTGGTATTGGCCAATCCTCCGCCCGGGGTCGAAAAAACGTACACCACCAAGGTGGTGATCCCGATGCAGCAACCCCTTTCGTTCGGGATACCGCGATGA